Genomic window (Sediminispirochaeta smaragdinae DSM 11293):
GTCTTAAATGATAATGGGCGAAGGTATGATTCAGATATTCTGAAGGTCTTCATCAAAAGTATGGGGGTATATCCTCCCGGAAGTGTGGTTATTCTGCAGGACGGAAGCGTCGGTAAGGTTATACGAAATCACAGGGATGTTCCTTTGCGCCCCGTGGTGCGTGTTTTGGTTAACAGCGATGGCGAGAGGCTTGCTTCTGGAAAACAGCGTGAGGTCGATCTCCTGGTAACTCCCGATGCTTTTATTGCCCGCGCCGTGCATCCCCGTGAGCTTGAGAACGCTTCGTGAATAGTGTCGCCCTGGGCCGGAAGGGGGAGGACCATGCGGTGCGGTTCCTTCTGGATAATGGGTATGAAATTCTTGCGAGGAACTACCGTTTCGGTGGTGGAGAGGTTGATATTATAGCCGGAAAGGATGATCGTATCCATTTCGTTGAGGTGAAAAGCTGGAAGGTATATGGTATGGAAAATCTGGAGTATGCGCTTAATGCGAAAAAACGAGCACGGATTATTGCAGCTTCCAGGGGATATCTTGCCAAACATGCAAGCTTTGATAAAGACCGGATTTCTTTCGATTTTTTATTTCTTGATGCTTCAGGAATAATAACACACCTGACGGATGTTTTTAGTGAAACGGGGATGGTATGAGCCGTAAACAGAGAAAAATCGATCCGCGTAAGATCGAAGAGCTGAAACGGAAGATCAATGATCAGCGGTATATCAATGGTGCCATCGAGTCTCTTGCACTTGTCATTACGAAAGAATTGCTTCATTTAAACGGAGAATAGCCTTGGAAGAACAACAGAAACGCCAGAATAAGAGTACAGGCAAAAGAAGGCGCGGCAGACGGGGAAATCGAAGTCGTAAACCGCAGCGGCCGAAGCTCGACCTGGTATGCTCGATTTGCGGTAAGCCGATAAAGTATGTATACACCGCCATAGAGTATGGCGAAAAGCGGGAGCCCATACACTTTGATTGCATTCTCAAGAAGTTGGGAGAAGAAGAGGAGTTGGGCCCTAACGAGAAAATTTGCTATCTCGGTCAGGGAACCTTTGGTATAATACGATATCATAATGGTTCTGGTGGTAAGCGATTTTCTATTCGGAAGAAAATTGCGGTGGAAGAGCAAAATGGGATCGCCGAATGGCGAAAGGAGCTGGGTAAGGCGGTTCGCAGGTAGGATGCCGGTTGCTATATGTCATTGAAGTACGCGATTTTGGGCCTTCTTGATGAAGAGCCCTGTTATGGTTATGAAATCAAGCATCGGTTTGAAGAAACAATGGGTGATCTCTGGCCCATTTCTTATGGACAGCTTTATCCCACGCTCCGCCGTTTGACTGGTGATAACCTTGTGACGGTGCAAGTTGTTCAGGGTAAGAAAGCGGTCGACAAACGCGTCTATTCGATAACCGAAAAAGGGAAGGCTCTCTTTAATCGCTGGCTTTTCGGTGAGGATAAAAAGATACAAACCTCCATCAAAGATGAATTTTCTCTTAGCCTCTTTTTTGCCGAACGAATGAAACGGGATGAGCTTGTCTCTGCCATTCGTAAGTTGCATAAAAAAACGATAAAGCGTCTTTCTTTGCTCCGTGGTTCTGCGAAGAGTCAGGGACTTGATTCGCTCCATTATAAGAAGTTTCTCGTCAGGAAAATGGAGTTGATGATGGAGGCCGAGGAGATGTGGCTTCGTGAGTTACTCGAGGATTTGACGTAACATTGGACCCCTTGGATCCCCATTGGATCGATCATAAAAAACTCCGCCGATTTCGACGGAGTTTTTTATGTATCGTGAAAGAAAGGAGTAGATGGCTTTATAATTGCTGAAGCTTTTTAATGACTTCCTGTGCCTTTTGTTTGACTGGTCTGATGTAATTCCCAGAAGAGATGCGGACCAAGGCTCGATAGACAGAGGCGTCGTTCAAAGTATCATTGCTGCCCAAGAGCTTTTCAAACGCAAGCAGCGAAGCAAAGGCAAAGTTATTATCCGGGGTCATGATATCGTCATTCAGGATGGAAAATGCAAGGGCTTCGGTTACCTGGTTGTTCTCGTTATAACCGATTGAACCGAGAGCATAGGCAGCCTCCGCCTTGACCATTGGCTCTTCATCATTGAGAAGTATGTTGATCAAAGAATCCTTTGATTTTATACCACCCATTTTCCCCAACAGTTCACAAGCGCGGCGTCGAATCTCCGGAAAATTGTTAACCATCCGGCCGTTTTCCCGATACTGAGCCCCTGTCCCTTCAAGAGAGAGAGAATCAAGTATGTAGTGAACCTCTTCGTCTCCCTCTTGTACCCTTCCGTCGTTGATCATCTCTTCGAGACTGTCCAAGGCCTCAACCTTCATATCCCGGTCGGAGCTGAAGGCAAGCTCGCCGATGATTTTCAGTTCGACACTCTGCAGAAAGATATCCTCGACCGTTTTCTCTTTCTCCTCCCCAGTCTCAGCTTTACTCTTATCCTGCTCCTGCTGCTGGGAAAAGAGGCTTATCGGGGCAAACAGAACCATTGCCGAAACGATTAAGCCCCAAAATGCCATACTCTTCTTCATACCATACTCCGTTTTTCCGTGGTTTATTCGATGATGCCGATCTTCCATTGGTTGTCGACCTTTTGCAGTTCATAAATAATTACCGGCGTGTTGTCTACGTACATATAAGCCCGTACACGATTTTCATCCAGCGCCTTTATCTCATCAAGTCGTACATTCTGCCTGCTCCCTACGACTACATAATGAAAATAGTCCTTTAAAGAGCGTAAAACAACACTATACTTCTTAAGAAGGGGAGCTTCGGATTGTGCGCGTAGAACGGCGGGATCACTGTAATAGGCTCTATACTCCTTCGTCAGATACGTCAGCCACTTTTCATAGTCTTTTGCTGCAATAATTTTATTCAATTCCTGAACAAGATCGGATAAATCTCGCTTTGTTTCCTTGTAGGCCGTCTCGGAGAGAACAAATTCTGATTCTGCTTGGCCATGTGTCGGTGTCGCTTCAGCCGGTGCCTTTGGCGGCTCCTGTACGGGAGGCTGTTCCTGAACGACCGAAGCCTTGGGAAGTTCCTGTACCTCGGTTACTGCTTTGTTACCAGCACAGGAAGCGACTATCAATAGCACCAGCGTCAGTATGGCCAACAGCCACAATGTATGAAAAGGCCTTTCCATACGTATCATCGTTTTCATCATTACCTCAAGTGTACCGAGCTGGGCCCTGTTTGTCAAAACCCTTTTTCGCTATCTTATTGACGGGCGCTGGCTGATATCATAGACTTTGTTATCATGTTGAAAGCAATGTTTCCAGGGACCTTCGATCCCCCTACAAACGGACATTTGAACCTCATCACCAGAGCGGCAGCGATTTTTGAAAAGGTCTATGTTGTTATAGCGGTGAATAGAGGAAAAAGCTGTTTTTTCAGTGAACAGGAGCGTTTTTTGATGATGCAGGAACTCCTGGCTCCCTATGGCAACGTCGAGGTGGTCCTCTGGGATCGGCTTGTTGTTGAATTTGCGGCCGCACACGATGTAAAGGTCATGCTCAGAGGCGTAAGAGCCCTCGCCGACTTCGGTTATGAATTTGAACTGGCCATGACCAACAAAGGGCTTGCCCCGGATCTTGAGATCATGTTTATGCCCACCGACCCGAAATACTTTGTCCTGCGATCATCCGCTATCAAGGAGATTGCCGATTTCGGTGGTGATGTTTCATCGATGGTTCCTCCTTTGGTCGTAAAGGCTTTAAAGGAGCGTCATCAGCGGTGATGTGCGGAGTAGTTGACATGGGGGGCTTATATGCGGTAGGCTCTTTTGACTGTTGTAACACGATAATTCTTACCGGAAGGAGAGGATATAATGGCAGTACCCAAATATAAGACTTCCAAAGCTCGATCCAGATCCCGGCGATCGGCTAACATGAAGCTGAAGGCCCCGGGGCTTATTGAGTGCACAACCTGCGGAAATATGGTACTTCCCCACCACGTTTGTCCCAAGTGCGGACATTATCGGGGTAAGCAAGTTCTTGAACTGCAGGATATGGCGTAAGTAAGGAGAAGCATATGGACGAATTGTTTGAGAAAGTAAAAAAGCTTATTTCCGAAAAGCTTGAAGTGGAGCCCGAAAAGGTTACCATGGAGGCTTCTTTTCGACAGGATCTTGGTGCCGACAGCCTCGATACCTATGAGTTGGTTTATGCCATAGAGGAAGAGATGAAAATTACTATTCCCGATGAGAAGGCAAATGAGTTCGAAACTGTCGGCGATGCAGTGGAGTTCCTGCGAAGCCAGTCGAAGTAAAGGGCCGTGAGTCTTCTTCCGAAGATGCAGCCGCTCGATGCGCCTCCGATCACTGCGGAGCGTAAGAGGGAGTTGCAGCTATTTGAAAAACATGTTGGTATCAGGTTCAGGAAGCTCGAATTCCTGAACCTTGCTTTTTCCCATCGTTCTTTTGCAAACGAGCAGGGGACTAATGTCGATAACAACGAAAAACTCGAATTTCTTGGCGACAGTGTTTTAGGGCTGGTCGTCAGTGAATATCTTTTTGCACTTCTTCCCGATAAGGCTGAAGGTGATCTTGCACGGGTAAAGTCTTTTGTTGTAAGTGAAGACAGCCTGGCCGAAATCGCCCGTAAAATTAAGGTTGATAATTATATTCTGATTGGTAAAGGGGAAGAATATTCGGGAGGTCGTAACAAAAAAGCGATTCTCGCCGATTGTATGGAAGCTATCATCGGTTCTTTTTATCTTGATTCCGGTTTCAAGGCCGCACGTTCTTTTGTTTTGAAATACCTGATTCCTGAAATCAATAAGGTTCTTGAGAACCGTCACAAAAAGGACTATAAGACGCTTCTGCAGGAATATGTGCAAAAGCAGTTTAAAAGTTATCCTCGTTACTCACTGGTGAAAAAGACGGGACCGGATCATGATAGGACCTTCTGGATCGAAGTAAAGATCGATGGAAAGGTCTATGGTCCGGGAAAGGGAAAAAACAAGAAAGAGGCAGAGCAACATGCCGCCGGCTTGGCATATCGCAAGCTAACCGGCGAAGAAGGTTAGGACGTCTGTCGGATCGTTCCTTTAATCAATTTGTTGATGGAGGCTCTTTGCTATGGCGAGGAGCCTCTCTTTTTTGTTCATTTCCGGGTCATCGAGAACGGCTTCCAGAAGCTGATCCAAAATGGTTCCCAACAGTGGACCCGCAGGAATTCCCACTTTCATCAAATCTTTTCCATTGACAGCAAGGTCTCGGAGCGTAAGTGCCATATCCTTGTCCAAAACCGCTTCAATCCGTTTAGCGAAGGACGTAAGATTGGTCGCTTCCATTGTTCGTGCCGTCATGCCGTACTGATCGGCCAGTCGCAAAGCAAAGAGATCGCTGATATGCTCCCTTCCAACCCGGGAGATGAAACGGCGTACTGCGGCATCGCTCCAGTCGTCGGTATAGTGGAACATGTGATGCTTTACGAGGTGACACACCGCATCGGTTTGGGCGTTGGAAAATCGAAGCCTCTGCATCACCTCTCGTGCAATCTTTTCCGATTCGATTTCATGACGATGAAAGGTTGGAAAGCCATCTTCATCGGTCGATAGCGTGACAGCCTTGCCTGTATCGTGGAAAAGTGCCGCAAGGCGAATGAGGAGTCTATCGGCCGGAGCTCCGTCACAGGCGTAGAGGCTGTGATCGAGAACATCGAAGCTATGAAATCCCTTTTGGTTGATTCCGCGGCAGCGTGAGAGTTCCGGTAGAATATCGGACAAGATACCGCTCTTTTCCATTACCAGGAACCCTATGGAAGGTTTTTCAGCATCGAGCATTTTGACAATCTCATCGCGTATCCGTTCCAGTGAAACGTTGGAAAGCTGGAAGCGGCAGGTGCTGAGCGCTTTTTCTGTCTGCTCCTCAAGCCGAAAACCAAGTTGGGCGGTAAATCGACAGGCTCGTAAAAGACGTAGACCGTCTTCGGCAAAACGAATTTGGGGATCCCCTATGGCCCGTATCAGCTTGCGTTTGATATCGGCTCGGCCGTCATGGGGATCGATAAGTTTTCCGGTATTCAGGTTGATGGCCATCGCATTGATGGTAAAATCCCGTCGGGATAAATCTTCATAAATGTCACCGGTATAGGTCACCGCATCAGGACGCCTACCGTCGCTGTAATCCGCATCGATTCTGAAGGTGGTTACCTCGTATTTTTCCTGTTTGAAAAGAACCGTTACCGTCCCATGTTTTATTCCGGTGGGAATGACACGGCGAAACATCGAAATTACCTCTGAGGGAGGGGCATCGGTGGCGAAATCCCAATCGCTGGGTTTCCAGCCGGCAACCATATTGCGAACGGCACCGCCGACAAGATAGCATTCACGACCCCGTTGAAAAAAGATCTCACCAAATAAGCGTATATTCGTGGGTAAAGCAAAGTTTTTCCGAATCATCTCTATTCTCTTACCAGCCAGCCTTGTTTTGTGTCAAGCGAAAAAAAGGACCGGCAGTATGCCGGTCCTTTGATTAGTGTTCCACTTTGTGCTACTGGAGCAGCTGGAGAACCGACTGGGTTTTCGTATTTGCCTGGGCAAGCATGGCAGTTGAGGACTGAACGAGAATCTGGTTCTTTGTGTACCTAACCATCTCATCGGCCATATCGGTGTCCCTGATTCTGCTTTCTGCCGCCTGCAGGTTTTCTGAGCCTACGGCCAGACCTCTGGTCGCATGCTCGAGACGGTTCTGATAGGCTCCGAGATCCGCACGCTGCTTGTTGACCTTCCGAAGGGCCGAATCAATTACGGAGATCGAAATGTTGGCGCTGTCGGGGGTCGACATGGAGATGAAGGTCGCGGCGTGAGCCATGGCTCCGAGTCCCTGAATCCCAAGTCCCTGGGCGGTCATGGTGCCGATGAAAATGCGTTCCCGCTGATCCATGTTGGCACCGATGTGGAGCCACATGCTTGCGGTTACCGAATTTTCTCCGGTTTCCCGGGCGAAACGGCCGGTAAGCATGTTCATGCCATTGAACTGTGCATGACTTGCGATTCTGTTGACTTCGTCGACCAGCTGGCTGATTTCGACCTGAATCTGCATGCGGTCTTCATCGGTGTATACACCGTTGGAACTCTGGACAGCCAATTCTCTCATCCTCTGAAGAATGTCCTGAGTTTCCTGCAAATACCCTTCTGTGCTCTGTATAAAAGAGATACCGTTCTGGGCATTCCGTTCCGCCTGGACCAGGCCTCTGATCTGGCTACGCATTTTCTCGCTTACGGCAAGTCCCGATGCATCATCGCCGGCACGGTTTATACGAAGCCCTGAAGAGAGCTTTTCCATGTTTTTGTCGACGCTGAGGTTGTTGAACTTGTTCTGGCGCTGAGCGAAGATGGCGCTCATGTTGTGATTGATAATCATGCAATCCTCCTTGAAATGGTGAGACGGACATCCTTGTCCTTCATTTTAGATATCGGTAGTGTGGGGTGGAAGTTTACCTTTTTTTCAAGATACTTGCTTGAGGCAGGCGATACTGTTAGAAATCCGTTAGTTGGGAATGGCTCCCGTTGAGAGGCAGAGCTGGATCGGATACACTATAGAAAGGAGAGGTGGGGAATGAAGATTGGAATCCTTACGGCCGGTGGCGACTGTCCCGGTCTAAATGCGGCGATTCGCGGAGTGGGGAAGGCAGCGGTGCTGACCTACGGCATGGATGTGTATGGTATTTCATCCGGTTTCCTCGGCATGATTGAGCTTGAGTATAGGAGTTTGAGTGAGCTGGACCTTTCAGGCATTCTGACCCTCGGTGGGACCATTCTTGGTACAAGCAGAGAAAAACCCTTCAAGGATCAATCCTACGGCGAATATATTCGAAGTAAACCCGATATTATTTTGGACAACTACAAAAAGCTCGGTCTTGATTGTTTGGTCTGTATCGGTGGCAACGGGACCATGAAAACGGCGTCGAAACTTTCCGACTACGGCTTGAATATCATCGGCATCCCAAAAACAATTGACAACGATGTGTGGGGGACCGAACTCTCCTTCGGCTTTGATTCAGCCATGATGGTTGCGACCGAAGCCCTTGATCGGATCCATACCACCGCGAACAGCCACAAGCGGATCATGGTGATCGAAGTAATGGGACACCATGCGGGCTGGCTCGCCCTTTATTCAGGGATTGCCGGGGGAGGGGATCTTATTCTTATTCCGGAGATCCCCTACGATGAATCGGTCATGTGCGACTACCTAACCGAGCGTAATCGTCAGGGGAAACCCTATTCGATTGTTGTTGTTGCAGAAGGAATAGATTTCCCCAAAAAGAAGAAGAAGAAAAAAAGTGCCGCGAACTACATTGCAAAGATGATTCAGGAGGAGACCGGCATGCCGACGAGAGAGACTATCCTCGGTTATATCCAACGAGGAGG
Coding sequences:
- a CDS encoding type 2 periplasmic-binding domain-containing protein, translated to MIRMERPFHTLWLLAILTLVLLIVASCAGNKAVTEVQELPKASVVQEQPPVQEPPKAPAEATPTHGQAESEFVLSETAYKETKRDLSDLVQELNKIIAAKDYEKWLTYLTKEYRAYYSDPAVLRAQSEAPLLKKYSVVLRSLKDYFHYVVVGSRQNVRLDEIKALDENRVRAYMYVDNTPVIIYELQKVDNQWKIGIIE
- a CDS encoding HEAT repeat domain-containing protein, giving the protein MKKSMAFWGLIVSAMVLFAPISLFSQQQEQDKSKAETGEEKEKTVEDIFLQSVELKIIGELAFSSDRDMKVEALDSLEEMINDGRVQEGDEEVHYILDSLSLEGTGAQYRENGRMVNNFPEIRRRACELLGKMGGIKSKDSLINILLNDEEPMVKAEAAYALGSIGYNENNQVTEALAFSILNDDIMTPDNNFAFASLLAFEKLLGSNDTLNDASVYRALVRISSGNYIRPVKQKAQEVIKKLQQL
- the rnc gene encoding ribonuclease III, translated to MQPLDAPPITAERKRELQLFEKHVGIRFRKLEFLNLAFSHRSFANEQGTNVDNNEKLEFLGDSVLGLVVSEYLFALLPDKAEGDLARVKSFVVSEDSLAEIARKIKVDNYILIGKGEEYSGGRNKKAILADCMEAIIGSFYLDSGFKAARSFVLKYLIPEINKVLENRHKKDYKTLLQEYVQKQFKSYPRYSLVKKTGPDHDRTFWIEVKIDGKVYGPGKGKNKKEAEQHAAGLAYRKLTGEEG
- a CDS encoding PadR family transcriptional regulator; its protein translation is MSLKYAILGLLDEEPCYGYEIKHRFEETMGDLWPISYGQLYPTLRRLTGDNLVTVQVVQGKKAVDKRVYSITEKGKALFNRWLFGEDKKIQTSIKDEFSLSLFFAERMKRDELVSAIRKLHKKTIKRLSLLRGSAKSQGLDSLHYKKFLVRKMELMMEAEEMWLRELLEDLT
- a CDS encoding flagellin N-terminal helical domain-containing protein codes for the protein MIINHNMSAIFAQRQNKFNNLSVDKNMEKLSSGLRINRAGDDASGLAVSEKMRSQIRGLVQAERNAQNGISFIQSTEGYLQETQDILQRMRELAVQSSNGVYTDEDRMQIQVEISQLVDEVNRIASHAQFNGMNMLTGRFARETGENSVTASMWLHIGANMDQRERIFIGTMTAQGLGIQGLGAMAHAATFISMSTPDSANISISVIDSALRKVNKQRADLGAYQNRLEHATRGLAVGSENLQAAESRIRDTDMADEMVRYTKNQILVQSSTAMLAQANTKTQSVLQLLQ
- a CDS encoding YraN family protein, which produces MNSVALGRKGEDHAVRFLLDNGYEILARNYRFGGGEVDIIAGKDDRIHFVEVKSWKVYGMENLEYALNAKKRARIIAASRGYLAKHASFDKDRISFDFLFLDASGIITHLTDVFSETGMV
- a CDS encoding CCA tRNA nucleotidyltransferase; amino-acid sequence: MIRKNFALPTNIRLFGEIFFQRGRECYLVGGAVRNMVAGWKPSDWDFATDAPPSEVISMFRRVIPTGIKHGTVTVLFKQEKYEVTTFRIDADYSDGRRPDAVTYTGDIYEDLSRRDFTINAMAINLNTGKLIDPHDGRADIKRKLIRAIGDPQIRFAEDGLRLLRACRFTAQLGFRLEEQTEKALSTCRFQLSNVSLERIRDEIVKMLDAEKPSIGFLVMEKSGILSDILPELSRCRGINQKGFHSFDVLDHSLYACDGAPADRLLIRLAALFHDTGKAVTLSTDEDGFPTFHRHEIESEKIAREVMQRLRFSNAQTDAVCHLVKHHMFHYTDDWSDAAVRRFISRVGREHISDLFALRLADQYGMTARTMEATNLTSFAKRIEAVLDKDMALTLRDLAVNGKDLMKVGIPAGPLLGTILDQLLEAVLDDPEMNKKERLLAIAKSLHQQID
- the acpP gene encoding acyl carrier protein, whose protein sequence is MDELFEKVKKLISEKLEVEPEKVTMEASFRQDLGADSLDTYELVYAIEEEMKITIPDEKANEFETVGDAVEFLRSQSK
- a CDS encoding ATP-dependent 6-phosphofructokinase, with product MKIGILTAGGDCPGLNAAIRGVGKAAVLTYGMDVYGISSGFLGMIELEYRSLSELDLSGILTLGGTILGTSREKPFKDQSYGEYIRSKPDIILDNYKKLGLDCLVCIGGNGTMKTASKLSDYGLNIIGIPKTIDNDVWGTELSFGFDSAMMVATEALDRIHTTANSHKRIMVIEVMGHHAGWLALYSGIAGGGDLILIPEIPYDESVMCDYLTERNRQGKPYSIVVVAEGIDFPKKKKKKKSAANYIAKMIQEETGMPTRETILGYIQRGGSPTAADRILATRFGAQAADFASRGEFGVMVALHDQHVEAVPLSEVAGKLKLVPGDLPLLRKARALGTCFGDTLST
- the coaD gene encoding pantetheine-phosphate adenylyltransferase, with the protein product MLKAMFPGTFDPPTNGHLNLITRAAAIFEKVYVVIAVNRGKSCFFSEQERFLMMQELLAPYGNVEVVLWDRLVVEFAAAHDVKVMLRGVRALADFGYEFELAMTNKGLAPDLEIMFMPTDPKYFVLRSSAIKEIADFGGDVSSMVPPLVVKALKERHQR
- the rpmF gene encoding 50S ribosomal protein L32, giving the protein MAVPKYKTSKARSRSRRSANMKLKAPGLIECTTCGNMVLPHHVCPKCGHYRGKQVLELQDMA